In Desulfatibacillum aliphaticivorans DSM 15576, the sequence CGTGGACAAATGGGCCGAAACCAAATCCGCCCAGGTCCGGCATGATTATTTCAATTTGCCCTGGATCCTGGCAAAAAGGGATGAGGCATAAAGTTGATAAGCCGGGCATGCCGACGGTTTTTTGTTAATCCGGCGGCATGCTTGGCATGACTTAGAAAGACCTCCTTGGCTTTTCTTTAATCTTCCCAGGCTTGGGGCCATCGGTTGTTGGGTTTCGCGAAATGAAAATCAATCCTGGCCAACTCCATGGATAGACATCTCGCGCAAACTTCTGGAAGCGCTTTCCAGCGCTCTACCCAACCTACGCCTCTACTTATAACACATTGAATATATAATATATTTATTTGAGCTAAAGCAGTAATGAGTTGTAGGTTGGGTAGAGCATAGGAAAGAGTGAAATTTGACGACAATATTGGTCGGTTGACGATGCCATTTTAAAGCAAAAACTTGACATGCGAAACCCAACAAAACCAGCCCCGGCTGACGTTCACTCAAGGATTTCGTCATTAAAGGCATAGTCTTTCGGATGTCTTCCCCAAGACACTGGGTATATCCCTTGACGCACAAAACGGTGAAAACTTGAGTACGCCCATTCAGCCGGGCGCTCCGCATGCCCGTGCTTTACCGGATTGAAATGAATGTATTCAACGTGCTTCCTATAATCATGGGCGTCCCGTATGGTGTGCTCCCAAAATCTACGCTGCCAGACGGTTTGCTCCTGTTTGCGAGCCCTGGCGGCGCTGGGTTGAGGCAAGGCATCCCGGTTACATTCCCGTGTAAATTGGGATTTGATCATCCTCCAGCGCATGGAATAATTCCGGTCTCCGCTCGGAAGAGTCCATATACAGTGCAGATGGTCCGGGAGCAAAACAAACGCATCAATGGAAAAAGGATGTTTTTCCATCACCTGCCGGAAGGCCTCACGTAATAGCCGGCAGTTTTCAGGAGCACAGAAAAAAGGGGCGCGCTGGTATGTGACCACCGTAAAAAAATAGGTTCCACCCCCCATTTTCACGCGTCGATAGCGCATGGCATTCCCCCAAGGCTTCTACTTTTAAACCATTGAGATATATATCATTTTAAAATACTAATGGTCGAACAATGCGATGTCAATAAAGAGGTGCTGGGTTGCCCCCAAACTACTGCGGTTGTGGCCCCCAAAAAGCCTTTATCAAATGCCCTCTGGACAAACAACTATTTTCATTTTAACCCTCATAATATTATGATAAACAAAATCTAATCCAGGTTTATTTTGACCTTTCCGAACTAGGAGTTCATTGTGCCTGACCGCAAAAAATCCAGTTCATGCTCGCCAACTTTTGTTCGATGGATGGACATTGTTCTGCTGACTCTCATCGGTACAGCAATAAGCATATGTTTCAGCAGCCTGTTATTTAAAATGGTCGGCTGGATATGCCATATACTCGATAACGGATTTGTTAGCCCATGGTCCATGGTCCTATGGAGCTTCTTATTAGGCCTTCTTCTGTTTTTTGTCATTGCGCCAATCGGAGGTTTTAATCATTGTAAGGCCACGTCTTCATCCTTAAAATACCCGCCTGCTTGGTTTGCCGGTATTTGTGGAACAGTTCTGTATTATATCGCCACAAGCACGTATTTCATTCATATGGACGTTGGCAAGGTGGGATTTTCCATTGTGCAAGCCATAATATGGCCTCTTTTGGGGCTTATTATAGCTGTGCTCGTTTCAGTGCTGATTTTCTATATCGCCCGGTCCCTTTCCCGCCCAAGCGGCTTTATGGAAAGCAACGATTAGGATGACATATCGGAATCAAACAAAACGCCTCCCGATAATCTTCAACAATTTCCTAAATGGATCAAAGAGGAAAAGCCCGTTGAGAAAAGAGATGACGACCTGATTGACAATAAAATTTTCGCCGATCGAATTGCGGAGCAACTACAAAAAGAAAAAATGAAGACCGTCTCCCTGGTTGGGCCTTATGGGTGCGGCAAGACCAGTATTCTAAATATGGTTGAAAACATACTCTGCAGGCAGCAGGCTTCTCGCCGCAAGTCACCAGAATACCTTGTCTGCTGGGCGCGGGAATGGGGCGTGGTGGAAGGAACCGCCGCGGAAAACATTCTGAAGCATGTAATCCGAAAATTATCTCATGAAGTGGACTGCACAGGCATTATCCGGCTCCCCGAGAATTATAGAAAAGCCCTGGATGGAAGCGGCCAATCCGTCCTTAAGGCGCTCTCAGGATTTCTTTCCGGCTCTCAAGATCCCTGCAAAGTGCTTGGAAAAATTGACTCTATCCTGCAGGCCATCAATAAAAGACTGGTCATTTTTGTGGAAGACATCGACCGCAACCCAAATCCTGAAAACATGATGAAGCAAGTGGCGTCCTTGCTTGACCGCTTAAAAGACTTGAATAGGGTTTCTTTTGTGATTGCCGCAGGGGAATCCTTTAAAGAGTCCAGCGAACTATTGAGGGTTGGAGAGCATCGGGAGGTAATTCCCCAGGTGCTGGAAAAACGGGAGTTTGTTAAATTGATAAACGACTTCCAGGGCTGTTGCGTGGATTCTGCAATGAGAAAAACTAACAATGAAATTCTGGGGCTTGATTTGTGTGAAGACAGACTTGGGTGCGAAGCCATTTTGAACGCAGAATCCATGCATCCCAAATCGGCCGAAGAAGCACTACTCATGGAACCCATTGAGGCTCTCCACATCCTGGCAAGCAGTTCCATACGTTCCATCAAAGCCGCCTTGCGG encodes:
- a CDS encoding REP-associated tyrosine transposase: MRYRRVKMGGGTYFFTVVTYQRAPFFCAPENCRLLREAFRQVMEKHPFSIDAFVLLPDHLHCIWTLPSGDRNYSMRWRMIKSQFTRECNRDALPQPSAARARKQEQTVWQRRFWEHTIRDAHDYRKHVEYIHFNPVKHGHAERPAEWAYSSFHRFVRQGIYPVSWGRHPKDYAFNDEILE